From Malaya genurostris strain Urasoe2022 chromosome 2, Malgen_1.1, whole genome shotgun sequence:
tctcacccaatgtggtaaggagctgttGTCAGAGGGGTTCAACGTTCTTCCTGAAGTGGATGAATTCTTGAATCCTTGTATTGATCTTgaaaggttttagcagattgtttggcatcccttatAGGGTGTCGAATTTCCTTCGGATCATACATATTGCGAATGGTGTCTCTAAAGCCTCTCGTGGGTGGAAGTTTTATGAAATGTGCATTGTAGCATCTACAgaacatttgtttatttgtttggagTCGGGAAAAgactgctggagctgagattcgtTTAATCTCTTTCTCCAACAGACATAAAACCTTCTCGTCTTTTGTAACAACACATTACAAATATCCAACAGATATATATCTTTGCTTATGGATTTAATTGTCGCTAATATTTAACTAACtattacaaattaaaacatCATAAAAACTACAACTTTGCATGTCTCTGAGATCGTAAGTCGCATCCTTTTTGGGATGcaaaacgatttgtttctttttgttttctgcATCTCATCAAAAAACTTTGACTTCACCGGCTTTTACACTTCATTTTCATGTTGAATACTTTTCCATATTAAATGCATGGAAATTTGTGATTGGAATGCCGAATTTAATCAATTTTGATGTAAATCCTAATTTTCTTTTCTGACGACAGATGCAAACCCACTGAATGAATCGAACGGTTTCTCTTTAGAAACCACCATTCCATTACCTGAAAACACAAACATTTTATGTGTCatacaaataattatataattatAGGTAAATTTATTCAAAGGCTGCATCTGTAAATGACAGTTTTTCTTCCGATTACTATGGTTTAATTGTTGTTATTTTATTCGTTTTCCAATCTTAACCGATAgttcccgcatagcgttttggcttcctgggcagccatggtcaccagacggctaccaaaattgattcggtgacggttgtcaaatccaatttctcggttgatttttcattagggcgtataagcaagtgacagtttctctttaatcactctctctttcgattattgtgatatgattaaaaagattttctttgacatcactattctgtttgaaagttgaaagtttcgggtatcatttcatgcaaagagttgagtgataaacgtggaaaccgcttggtaattaatagaagagaaagtaaataaagagaaactgtcacttgcttatacgcctttttgaaaaattcaccgagatttgacaaaacaaagtcgcctgtatctaagttagccgagcgttctCGTCTTcttaccttcgctgaaaatgtcaaagattcctatgtggaaaaatcctggcggatacggttgtatcgtttgagttgtatatctgacaGCGGTGAGGCAATCGGTCACCAGAatctctgccagccatatttttccagctggcagcgtttagtgagccatctggcagccatgcgtatgcgggttatTGAGTTCTGGTTCCGTGTCATACATAGAGTTGAGAAACTATCACTAGCTGATTAGCAATCTAACACAGAACTAATTTTATCTAACGCGTTatcaaagtttcattatttgtaCCTTTTTTAGGATGACGATTCAATTTTACTCTGGTTGCTATGGGAACTCAAATAACTTTAATTATTTTTGTAGAATTTCAGAATCTGTTACAAGAACTGTTCATGTGAAATTGCaggaaaaatcattttcttttgtttcgTGTAATCATGTTTGATTTTATACGATGATATGTTGAGCAATATCGAGATCcggattttttttcggttgagTAGAGGTTATTCTGAACGCTAGAAAAATAAATCAGAAGGCGGCAAAAAGCTATTTTTTATCATAATGTCGCATATTCGATTAAGTTTGCACGGTCCTTTAAGTCACATTCCATAGTGCACGTGACGATCAAAATCATTTCAAATTATCAATATAACATTTCTCACATGTTGTAATCGGAACTGGAAATTTTCAAGGTTTGAAAAAGAATCTTGGGTGCAGCAAAATAACAGTGGtaggaaatgatttttttcacacgAAAATTACCTTTTCGCGTGAATAAATGATGttataataatttattttacaaaCGGAAATTTGTTTTCCCTTGCATTTTCACAGATAAACTTGTAATCATCATCTTCGCGCACGTACGcctctagttgtgaaacacaacgttagatcacccatccggtttttttttgaaaaatttactgaaaattttctgGATATATTTACTGTGTCTTATTATTTCTAAGATCCCAAGTAGCCAGaggttccacaattacttaaaacatccactttcttgatgcttaaaactacacaaggaacttttgagaacttaaaagtacagaacaagtctcCAGTGAACTTTTccgctgcttaagaaaacacgtggtaacttttgacagttcgaaataCAAAACAAGTTCCGCGTAAACTTTCTAGGTGCTTACGAGTACGCATGTTACTTTTGACAACTTGTAAGTACATAACAAGTTCCATGCTAACTTTCTCGCAGtgtagaagctgaacaatgtattttaGAAGCAGCatagaagttcgttcggttgcgtcgcgcgaactttcaagtgtgaataattactttaaaaatgggctgcttaggAATCCTTACTTAGAAAGCCAAATCAATCCCGtctatccgaacttttggtgaGTTGGGTTGTGCGAAGAAATACTGATTCAAATAGTTTCACGAAGATTCTTGCTgcgatattgttaaaaaaattgtttgcatGCTTGACACTTATTATTGCGGCGAGGATatgagaatgagaataaaaagatATTGATTGCTGTCGAGAAAGTATATATACGTCAATACGTGACTTTTTAAACTGACATTCAATGATATTTATATATGGCGTTAGGCTAAACACTACAATCTTATGTTATAAGCATTACACTTAATTTAAATGCGCTAAACATTTTAAGTACAAATTATCCGTACTTGATCTCATAGTGCGCCTAAAAATATAGTTTAGTATTCTTTATTTAAGAGACTTTCAGCCGAAATTCACCTATAGGAACACTTCTGAAAAAAAGTTGAGATTTGTAGCAGTGTAGTAACTATAATTTAAGCCCAGATTGTTAcatgatttgaatcaaaacttTTGAGAATTTCTTTGATATAAGTGTGGAAATATTTTTCACTTTTGTAGTATaatgtatagttccgatgtaatGTAAATCATATTTAATACCAATCTTATGCAGTTAGAATTAGAGTGTAGGATGTACTGTTATGTTACCTGTTTACAGTCAGCGTGTATAAAAAGCTGACCTTCCTAGCAACACTGTACCCCGGAAGTGGTGTTTACGAGTAAGTCAGAGAAAATCATTGTACAGTTAACCTCGATCGCGTACACACGTAAAATAAAGTCCGTGCGAAAACCACGTGTCCGTATTTAATTTTCTCTGCTACACTTTGATCGTCTGATTTCTGTGGCTGGCTGTCATAAATGCTATAtcaaaccagagatgccatttatacagatttatctgtattatatagatttttacatgcttatacagatttaatactgagtacagatttcctcaatttaatacagatttatacagctctcacaaaaagtaataaagaaaacattaattttttactttttctttattAACGACTAAGTATAGTAGTCAATAatcctttttttgttttgcgatACTCACCTAACCGGAGACCATTTTTGAAGAAACAGAAATTGAAaactatagaatgatagtactcaagggagagcaaggatgtgaatatatagaacggaaaggtgagacttttcttTTTAGTAActgaacttttaccttctaccagaagagtcgggcttaggcatctgaacaatgcgaatcgcacgagtctctggtatgtcggaaagtagtgatgaagctcttttaccatttactgaaAGTTGTATGACCCGACTCGACGTTGCATTTTGGgcgttgaatttcatgtcaaattatgaagtcaacatttttaaactagataaatatatggaattacaattcaattgtggataaaataaatttaaaaaaatgaaatttcgtcgttgaatattcttgtgagcgctgaatgactgattgaatctaccatcctacaaccacaatctattggaataacatcttttagcgtcattttgttgtaagattttaattaaataagtgaatacagattaatacagattttttatgtaaagtaatacagattttctatgaaaatatctggcatctctgtatcAAACTCTCTTCTTACCCCCTGCAACATGAGATAACACCAACACACGCTCGTTTCGTTACTGTCAGTTTTTACTTCTTCTATACATTTTCGCCTTATAGCTCGTTCTTGTTTTCGTTATTTCATTGATAAAAATGTGCTCGCTATTGTTATCCACTGAAACCGTTTTCGATTTTTGACTTCTTAAAGTGGTGCTGAAAAATGTACAGAATCCTTGGTTTCAAAGGATTTTTTAGAAATAAGAATAAATTACTTCGCATCAAAGGAATTGGTGCTCAACTCAGTTCGGGTCAGATTTGCTGCCAGAAATTTTCTCATTTATGTAACCATCACAACGCAGTAATATTGCAGAAACTTCCGCTGTGCTCAAACGGTAAGTTTTTGGTTGCTTCAAACATAACAGCAGTAATTTGATTCGGACCGAAATGAATTTTATCGATAACGATAATACCATTTTGTAATAAGTGCGCAGTATTTgtggatcttgaaaaatcaggtTATGCTAAGTAGACCGCTACCGCTTTTGTAAACAAacattgtttcattcacagaaaTCCTTACAACCAAAGCTGATATCAATCGGGGACATTCTACGACTACTTCTCTTGAAATGCTGGATACCATTAAAAAGAAAAAACGCAAAAAGTCACAATCTAGAAAGTTTGCCGAACTTTTAACAGGTAATATTCAACCCTGGTACAGCAGGATTACATTCTTGCTAAAATTGCAAACAAAACGAGACGTTGAATTCATTCGTAGACTTTTCAATAATTTCTTTTTCTCTTTTGTAGTCAATAATACATCCACGAAACATACAAAAGCTTCTGTCCACCAGTTGAAAGCCCAAAAATTATCAGATTTCATAAATGATCACATATCGCACGAATTGATTGCTTCGAAAGACAAAATGAGTAACGTTTTAGCACACGGGACAGATATCACGAGCCATAATTTCGAACAAACACCTGTTATTTTCATTGGAGAAAACATGCAGGAAATGAATCTCTCCAATGAAACTTTGGCTGAGATTCTTGAAAGCTATCAAGTTTTGAAAGAACTTCATAGTAAGAAACCTCAGAGTGCAGGCAGCGCTGAAAATACGATAGAAGAAGAGCTCTTGGGAACAAGCGAAATTTTGGTGGAAGAAGAAATAATAGACGTACCAGTTGTCTCGAAAAAGAGTAAAACGCAAAAGAAAAGAACCAGAAAACCCAAAATCAAAAATCCAGATGAGAAGCCAAGCAAAGGGatttcaaaatatgaaaatacctCACAAGAAATGTTAGCCCgccagaaaagttttcactTGACGTTGTCTGCTTATTTGGATATTTGCCTTACAAGTGGAATGATCAATCGTGCCTATGCAACAGTTATGAATTACAGATGCAAACGAAAAATGAGCATCGATATTTACAACAAACTTCTTCACGGCTACGCAGAAAATGGCAACATCCTAAAATTGAAAGACATTTTAAGGATCGTAAAAGAAGATGGCATTGAACCGACTCCGCAAACTTATGCCGCTATTTTTGAGTGCCTTGGTCGCTTGGAAACAACTACAGAACTTAAAGACGAAGCCAGTGCATACTTGTTGGAAGCGAACACCAAAGGTATCGAAATGAACGATGTACTCGATCACAGTAAATTTACGACTGATCAACGCGAGATAGTTCTTAGCTTGCTTCGTGAAATAGACCCCGATTTTCATCCACATTACACACCACCGATGTTAAATTACGATAACCATTTACTAAATCCACTCAATGAACATGTAAAACCAATAGGTAATACGGAAACAGCAAACAACGTAGATAGTTCGGTAAACGGATTCGAAATTATGCACTCAAAGGTTGGATTTTCGAAAGATCAGTTAGATCAGTTCGCCAGAGAACAGTTTGAAATGGAGTTGAAAGGGCATTTAACGGTGAAAAGTATCCAAAAGTTTCCTGAACCGAATGAAGCTGTTAAGAAATATGTGAGTATTTCATAGACAAACTACTcagcatgtacatttttttcatactgattttttgtaaaaattgaaaaagattgaaaattgGTCACGTTTCACAGTTGCATACCTTTGTTTCAGCGCAATGAACTGGAAGAACTTCGTAAAACTTGGAGTAAACAAATATCGAAGGCTTTTCATCGCGATGTGAACTCATTGAAGGCAGCTACAGAAACAAAATCAAACAGATCGATTAACCTGTTTCCATATTTGAAAGCTCTCACTGTGGCAcaatatacggatatacttctGAATGAGGCTCAACAGTTGATTGAGGGATCCGACACGTTTAGCGTCGGTGTCGCACATCTCTACCGAGATCTCGGCAATCAGGTAGAGGCGCGCTATCATATAGAGCAAAAGCGTATGAACGGCGTATTGGATAAAACGTGTGAGGTTTACAACTTGTACTGTGACACATTGGCGAAAGGAAACAGCAGCGATAATCCGCGGCAACTCTGGCAACGTTTAGTTCACGAGTGCCGACAAGATGGGCCAAGCATGGACATAGCAAGTATTGCCTGGCCAAGAGCTGCCGTTTTTGGGGTCGGCAAATTTCTGTACAATATCATGAAAAACGATCTTAAGATCAATGTAAATGCCATGGCACCGGGAAATCGTTCAGCAAGACTAGCACCCGCATTCTATTCACTGTATCGTTATGAAGTGAAAAGTGCAAAGGAACAGATCAAGCCACATCCAGTGTTAGTCAAACTACATCGGAAATCACAACAGGATACCTTGAACTTCCCTATTAGTTTTGTTCCGATGGTGTGCCCACCTCAGCCGTGGACAACAGCTGTTAATGGCGGatatttaatggcaaaatcagaACTAATTCGGCTTCCACAGCAAGCACACCAACAAACTGAGAGAATCAATGAAGCGAAACCCTCGGATATATATCCCACATTAGATTCACTCAATCAGCTAGGCTCAGTTCCTTGGACAATAAACGAAAAAGTACTGGATGTagttttggagattttcaacaGTGGCGGTAATGCTAAGCTTGATGTTCCAGAGCCTCCCAGTTCATTACCACCAATAGTCGAAAATAAACCTCGCAGTGAAATGACAAACTACGATCGGTTTAATATGATGCGAATGAAAATGAACCATCGGCGGAAACAAGGTGACATGTACAGCTTGTGGTGTGACGCCTTGTACAGACTTTCGCTCGCTAATCACTtcaggaaaaaagttttttggttGCCACAAAATATCGACTTTCGAGGTCGTGTTTATCCGATACCGCCACATCTAAACCATCTAGGGCACGATCTCGCTCGTTGCCTTATGGTGTTTCATCAGAAAAAGCCCTTAGGCCCAGATGGTTACAACTGGCTCAAGCTGCATTGTATCAATTTAACTGGTTTGAAAAAGCGAGAATCAATTCAAGATCGTCTGCTCTACGCTGAAGAAATAATGGATGATATTCTGGATTCCGCCGATAGACCATTAACGGGTCGCATGTGGTGGAGTAAATCGGATGAACCCTGGCAAACTTTGGCATGTTGTATGGAAATCGCTAAAGTTTCACGGTGTCCCAATCCTAGCGAATATCAGAGCGGCTTTCCCATTCATCAAGACGGTTCATGTAATGGACTTCAGCACTATGCAGCGCTCGGACGAGACACTCCGGGTGCCATCAGTGTAAATCTATCCACGTCGGACGTTCCTCAAGATGTGTACAGTGCAGTGGCCGCTTTGGTTGAAGAGAATCGAGCCAAAGATGCAAGCAATAATGTCAAGGTAGCTCAAGTACTTGAaggttttataaagcgaaaagtGATCAAACAGACTGTGATGACGACCGTGTATGGTGTTACTCGATTTGGTGCTCGAAAACAAATAGCACGACAGCTGGAATATATTGATGAATTTCCCAAGGATTATGTTTGGCCTGCATCCAGTTATCTCactatcaaaacattcaatgcacTTAGCGAAATGTTTACCTCAGCAAAAGAAATTCAAGATTGGTTCACCGATTGTGCACGACTAATTTCCGCTGTGCGATCACAAAACGTAGAATGGATCACTCCCCTCGGACTCCCTATAGTACAACCTTACAATCGTGCAGACAAATCTTTTCACAATAAATCGAAATCGAAACTTCCCGAACACTTTGCAATGGATTTGTACGAAAAACCGAACATTATGAAGCAAAAAAATGCATTCCCTCCTAACTTTGTACATTCACTTGACTCCAGCCACATGATGCTGACTTCACTGTACTGTGAGCGTGCCGGACTAACGTTTATATCCGTACACGACTGTTACTGGACACATCCTTGTACGGTAGCTACAATGAACAAGGTTAGTTTTCTGCATAAACTGTAGTCAATAAATTCGCGAATAACTGATTTTCATTTCTTTCAGATTTGTCGTGACCAGTTTGTTGCTTTGCACTCCAATCCTATACTAGAAGATCTCTCCAAATTTCTAAAGCAGAAGTACAGCTACGATGAACGGTAAATACCGAAGGGATATGGATGattttacaaatgaaattaaCGGTTATTTTTTTGGTCTTTACAGTGAAATCACTGATGATGGTTCAGTAATTGATCTAACCAAACGTAAACTGAACCTTATTCTACAGCAATACCCAAACAAGGGGGATTTTGACCTGCGACAAGTGTTAAACTCAGTTTACTTCTTCAGCTAAAACAGTTCTGGCCAAACAATCGATCTAGTCATGAAGGATTGTAGTACAAGCGCAGGAGAAAAATCCCTAAAGAAACAGTTCACATATTGTGATAAACAATAAACAGTCAGTCGTGTAGAAAACATGTGAATTTTAAGCAGTCCCGATTTATTCGCAATTTAGCAAGCGCTCCCTTTTACAAATTCAGTGAATAAAACAGTcagttttctgaaatttttaggTGTATTTTCTAATATGAAGCAAGTTGAACTTTGGACAAAAGCCGATTCATATTTTACTGGTGATGAATTAATCGGCTGTGCAGGTTTCATCATTATTTTTAtgtataacacatgggctgaaaagtcccacgcctaacaaagagaacacgatttttttgattcaaaatcaactttattcatcaacgtaatctccatcaagatcaTGCAACGCaaccattccagcgccgctctaacatttcaaaaccacttttgtagagcgatttatcttttgcctcaaaattagcctcagtttcagcggcaACCTCCTTTATTCGAGCGAAAATTCTTACCGGTAGCATTTTTTCaggtcgctgggagccaaatctggcgaatacggtggatgtgggagcaattcgaaattcaattcatgtagtattgccattgttttgattgacttgtaacACGGTGCGTTGCGATCGTTtccttgcaatttcagccttcaaacgctccaataacgctatattatatttactgttaatggtattttctTTCTGAAGATAGTCGATCAATATtattaaatattacaccacgcacattccaaaataccgaggccataaccactccagccgattgttgtgctttcgatgaggttcaccagttgttgcccactcagatgacgattgttttgattccggagtgaagaaatgaatccatgtttcatccattgtcacatatcgacggaaaaattccgatttgttacgtttaaacatggccaaacactgctcagaatcatcaacacgatcTCGTTCtaggtcaacagtgagcaaacgcggtgcCCTCTTTGAACAGAGCTATCTCATAGCAActtctggatttttttttgtttcctggTGTTaacgcctcatttggacgtcgactgcatcatcggtgtctctacgaccacgtttgaagtcagcaaacctacgttttattgttttttttttctgatggagcggagtctccatcaTTATTTTTAAGCCTTgcttgcttcgcttgaacggtattttttccatcaagaagcagtgtaaaattgaaacacgaaattgtttttgatccattgttctgaaaataacaaaagtagcgtaactcttagcacaataattcacaaactaatgaatagaatatcatgaaattttaacagctgtcttttgaaGGTTAGTAATTAACAATAAAATAccctttagcttaacgtgaccGTTTATCATTGATACAAAACAATGCTTTTATAGCACAATATCGTTATTTTCTTCTTTGAAGGAGAGTTGAATGAAGAGAGGGTAATTTTTCGATCTTCATGTTCTTTTCATTAGTGACGTTGATGGCTGCCTGAGAAGTACTGGGAATGCTTGAAACTAATATAGAAGTGCTGCGGTTGCTTGTGGACGAAGTAGAATGGGTACCGTTGTCCTTTGAGGTAGATAGTTTCTTGTCCAGTTTCTCGCATGGCTTATCGTAGTGAACGGGTTCTtagttaacacatggatcaataagtcccgagactaaagcagagatggcgctcgtagtaaaccagtaaccacgtctttctagagtactaacctttgcttgaaacgcgtcaaaattttaagtcgatccgaccagaaacagctgagttatcgaggttggagtaaagtcgttttgtagtttgtttaaaaaatggaaaaaaccgagtttcgtgttttgataaaacattgttttacctttttttataaatataaaaaataggtatagaattcgc
This genomic window contains:
- the LOC131427315 gene encoding DNA-directed RNA polymerase, mitochondrial, which produces MYRILGFKGFFRNKNKLLRIKGIGAQLSSGQICCQKFSHLCNHHNAVILQKLPLCSNEILTTKADINRGHSTTTSLEMLDTIKKKKRKKSQSRKFAELLTVNNTSTKHTKASVHQLKAQKLSDFINDHISHELIASKDKMSNVLAHGTDITSHNFEQTPVIFIGENMQEMNLSNETLAEILESYQVLKELHSKKPQSAGSAENTIEEELLGTSEILVEEEIIDVPVVSKKSKTQKKRTRKPKIKNPDEKPSKGISKYENTSQEMLARQKSFHLTLSAYLDICLTSGMINRAYATVMNYRCKRKMSIDIYNKLLHGYAENGNILKLKDILRIVKEDGIEPTPQTYAAIFECLGRLETTTELKDEASAYLLEANTKGIEMNDVLDHSKFTTDQREIVLSLLREIDPDFHPHYTPPMLNYDNHLLNPLNEHVKPIGNTETANNVDSSVNGFEIMHSKVGFSKDQLDQFAREQFEMELKGHLTVKSIQKFPEPNEAVKKYRNELEELRKTWSKQISKAFHRDVNSLKAATETKSNRSINLFPYLKALTVAQYTDILLNEAQQLIEGSDTFSVGVAHLYRDLGNQVEARYHIEQKRMNGVLDKTCEVYNLYCDTLAKGNSSDNPRQLWQRLVHECRQDGPSMDIASIAWPRAAVFGVGKFLYNIMKNDLKINVNAMAPGNRSARLAPAFYSLYRYEVKSAKEQIKPHPVLVKLHRKSQQDTLNFPISFVPMVCPPQPWTTAVNGGYLMAKSELIRLPQQAHQQTERINEAKPSDIYPTLDSLNQLGSVPWTINEKVLDVVLEIFNSGGNAKLDVPEPPSSLPPIVENKPRSEMTNYDRFNMMRMKMNHRRKQGDMYSLWCDALYRLSLANHFRKKVFWLPQNIDFRGRVYPIPPHLNHLGHDLARCLMVFHQKKPLGPDGYNWLKLHCINLTGLKKRESIQDRLLYAEEIMDDILDSADRPLTGRMWWSKSDEPWQTLACCMEIAKVSRCPNPSEYQSGFPIHQDGSCNGLQHYAALGRDTPGAISVNLSTSDVPQDVYSAVAALVEENRAKDASNNVKVAQVLEGFIKRKVIKQTVMTTVYGVTRFGARKQIARQLEYIDEFPKDYVWPASSYLTIKTFNALSEMFTSAKEIQDWFTDCARLISAVRSQNVEWITPLGLPIVQPYNRADKSFHNKSKSKLPEHFAMDLYEKPNIMKQKNAFPPNFVHSLDSSHMMLTSLYCERAGLTFISVHDCYWTHPCTVATMNKICRDQFVALHSNPILEDLSKFLKQKYSYDEREITDDGSVIDLTKRKLNLILQQYPNKGDFDLRQVLNSVYFFS